A genomic window from Cetobacterium somerae ATCC BAA-474 includes:
- a CDS encoding TIGR02206 family membrane protein: MEFELFDKLHLFYLLGYSLVFLFLYFGVAYNPQPKKIMRIISFVILLIKCGELFIRYKLIGEAWYQLLPLHLCNITLIFAVFGSIFRFGPFLYATFFWSIGAVFALLTPEVRETFPHFFNISFFSTHFYIIFVAIVEYKVFKLRPSLESWTGSFLGLNVIAAGVYFINTVLGTNYLYINRKPTFSSPLNYFGEWPYYIIVVEFAYVTLTLLLLFLFKKKDYKIKVNR, encoded by the coding sequence ATGGAGTTCGAACTATTTGATAAATTACATCTTTTTTATCTTTTGGGATATTCTTTGGTTTTTCTGTTTCTTTATTTTGGAGTTGCATACAATCCACAGCCTAAAAAAATTATGAGGATTATATCTTTTGTCATTTTATTAATTAAATGTGGTGAACTTTTTATTAGATATAAATTAATTGGTGAAGCTTGGTATCAATTGCTTCCACTACACCTTTGCAACATAACTCTTATATTTGCGGTATTTGGATCTATATTTAGGTTTGGACCATTTTTATATGCAACATTCTTTTGGTCTATTGGAGCCGTTTTTGCTCTACTAACACCTGAAGTAAGAGAAACATTCCCTCATTTTTTTAACATAAGTTTTTTCTCAACGCATTTTTATATAATTTTTGTTGCTATAGTTGAGTATAAAGTATTTAAGTTAAGACCATCTTTAGAGTCATGGACCGGTTCATTCTTAGGTTTAAATGTTATTGCAGCTGGTGTTTATTTTATTAATACTGTTCTTGGAACAAATTATCTTTATATTAATAGAAAACCAACTTTCTCATCTCCTCTTAATTATTTTGGAGAGTGGCCATATTACATAATAGTTGTTGAATTTGCTTATGTAACTTTGACTTTATTATTACTATTTTTATTCAAAAAAAAAGATTATAAAATAAAAGTAAACAGGTAG
- a CDS encoding site-2 protease family protein: MIVLKVIILLFSLVLHELAHGYMALFCGDKTAKYSGRLSLNPLKHLDPIGALVPIFMLLSGSNFIIGWAKPVPVNYFAFRNGRVGEFLVSIAGVLTNYLLMILGAILIKYGIIPFNDISIYFIIINMALGTFNLLPIPPLDGSRVIASFLNDENRIKVFTLDTYGILFIIVLSYFGILSKMMSPIYNILVRFIDLIIRS; the protein is encoded by the coding sequence ATATATGGCTTTATTTTGTGGAGATAAAACAGCTAAATATTCAGGAAGACTATCTTTAAATCCATTAAAGCATTTAGATCCAATAGGAGCGTTAGTACCAATTTTTATGTTGTTAAGTGGTTCGAATTTTATAATAGGATGGGCCAAACCAGTACCAGTAAATTATTTTGCTTTTAGAAATGGGAGAGTTGGAGAGTTCTTAGTTTCAATAGCAGGAGTTTTAACAAATTATTTATTAATGATACTTGGAGCTATTTTAATAAAATATGGAATAATACCTTTTAATGACATATCAATTTATTTTATAATAATAAATATGGCCTTGGGAACATTTAATCTTTTGCCAATTCCACCATTAGATGGATCAAGAGTTATAGCATCGTTTTTAAATGATGAAAATAGAATAAAAGTATTTACTTTAGACACATATGGAATTTTATTTATAATAGTATTAAGTTATTTTGGAATATTAAGTAAAATGATGTCTCCTATATACAATATTTTAGTGAGATTTATAGATTTGATAATTAGGAGTTAG
- a CDS encoding IMPACT family protein, with protein MKSIKKAVRIEFEERKSKFIGYAKPISTKEEAEDFISMIREMHPDATHNCTVYRVIDNGQEYFKADDDGEPSGTAGKPMGEILTYMEVNNVVVVATRYFGGIKLGAGGLVRNYAKTAKLAVLEGEIVEFIERVECLLDFSYEKINEVETLLINGNEELLHKDFNERVTYRVKVSNETLEKLKELKDILVIM; from the coding sequence ATGAAAAGTATAAAAAAAGCTGTAAGGATAGAGTTTGAAGAAAGAAAATCAAAATTTATAGGTTATGCTAAACCAATTTCAACAAAAGAAGAGGCTGAAGATTTTATAAGTATGATTAGAGAGATGCATCCAGATGCTACTCATAATTGTACTGTTTATAGAGTTATTGATAATGGGCAAGAATATTTTAAGGCTGATGATGATGGAGAACCTAGTGGAACTGCTGGAAAACCTATGGGTGAAATATTGACTTATATGGAAGTAAATAATGTAGTAGTAGTAGCGACAAGATATTTTGGTGGCATAAAATTAGGAGCTGGTGGTTTAGTAAGAAATTATGCCAAAACTGCAAAGTTAGCAGTCTTAGAAGGAGAAATTGTAGAATTTATAGAAAGAGTTGAGTGTTTGTTAGATTTTTCTTATGAGAAAATAAATGAAGTAGAGACGTTACTTATAAATGGTAATGAGGAGTTATTACATAAAGATTTTAACGAACGTGTAACGTATAGAGTAAAAGTTTCTAATGAAACATTGGAGAAGTTAAAAGAACTTAAAGATATATTGGTAATAATGTAA